TGTGCTGTCTTTTGAAGATGAGCTATTTACTATGGCGGCATTAACCGACTGGTAAACGCTATCTTAATCGAAAAAAAGGCCACATGCGTTTATCGCTGTGGCCTTTTTTAATTTTATTGACGACTAAGTCAGATGAAATCTAAATAGGCATTTGGTTTACAAAGACATCTTTAAAAAACTTTGGAAGGTTTAAATTGAATTCTTCTGGCCTAACACCTGATACGATTTCATCGTCGTGGACGGCTAAGTCTATGCGCTTCACTTCATTAAAATGTTGTGATGTAACACTGTAGAACGTCATTATCTGAGGACTCACAGGAGCTTTCGGATTTGCTCTACTTACAATGCCTAATTTTCCACTTTTAAGTCTTACAAGTGAACCTACTGGGTGAACGCCAATACATTGAATAAACTGTTTTACTAGGTCTTGGTCGAGATGTTCTGAATTGGTCAAGCGTTTGAGTGCCTGCGACGGTGTAATGCTGTCTTTGTGTTGACGGTTAGACGTCATGGCATCGTACGCGTCTACAATAGCTGCAATACGCGCAAATTCACTTATCTCTTCACCAGCAAGGCCTTTCGGATAGCCGCTGCCATCTATACGTTCGTGATGCTGTTCAACAATGTTAAGAGATAAGTCTGATATTTCGCCGCATTGCTCGACAAGGTCTACACCGATTTCCACATGGGTCTTCATGACTTCCCAATCGTCACTAGAGAACTTTCCAGTGTTATTTCGTATTTCATCTGGAAGCGACGACATGCCAATATCCATCAGCAAAATGCCTAAGCTAACTTGTTCTATGGTATCTCTGTCATAACCGAGGTACTCGCAAAATATACCGCCTAAAATGCTGCAATTTATTGAGTGTTCCAATAAGTACTTATCGGTTTCTTTTATCATCGTCAAACAGCTAAGCGCGTCTTTATTGTCAAAAACACTCTCTATTAAGCTTTCAGACAACGACTCCATGGGCGATAAGTCTTTTACTGCACCGTTTTTAAGGCCTTTCAAAAAACTGCTTTGTATTGTGAGCGCATTTTCGTAAAGATCGCTCGCCTCGCTAATGGATTCTCTGCCAACGGGCTTGGCAACTGCTCTAGGGCGGTCTTCTTTGACTTCATCTTGAGGTGCAGGCGGAGGCGTTGGGGTCTTTTTTTCTGGCAATTTTGATTTTGCCATATCAACTTCAAGCAATAAGATCCCTTTTGCTCTCAAGGTATCAATTATGGCTTGAGTTTTGACAATGCCCTTCGAGCGCATTTTAAGCGCTCCAGTTTGTTCAAGTACTTGATTGACGTACATCCCTGGTATCAATTCATCAATGGGTACTTGTTCTAGCATTATCTCTCCTGTAAGTCTTGGTACGACGGCTTTATACTAATTACAATAGGTGTGAATGCTACGATAATCCACTGAAAAAGGTGAGTTCTTTCGTCTTTTTTTTAACTCAATTAGACTTAGTATATGCGAAAAAAAACGACATACACAGCGTTTAGCTTTCTGTATATGCCGTTATTGATGTGCTTAGCTGGTTGTAAGGCTAAAACGATAACAACTGCCCGCTATCGCAAATTACAGCCATGCAGGCTGCTTCCTCTCAAAGGCTTCAATAGTGCTCGTAAGCTCTAACGTTTGACCGATAGCATCTAAACCCTTAATAAGATTATTTTTGTGGTGCTCGGCAATATCGAAGCTGAAACTTGTATCGTTGAAGTTCACCGATTGCGCTGGGAGATCAACCGTAATCTTAGTTGCTGGATCTGCCTTCACTACAGCAAATAAAGCGTCCATTTGCTCGCTTGATAGTGCCACTGGCACTAGCTGATTATTGATGCAGTTACCGTAAAAAATATCGGCAAAGCTGGTGGCAATTACCGTTTTAAAACCAAAATCGGCCAGCGCCCATGGTGCGTGTTCACGGCTTGAACCACAGCCAAAGTTTTCGCGAGCTAGCAATATGCTTGCGCCTGTGTGCTCAGGCTTGTTAAGCGCAAACGCTGGGTTTGGCTCTTTTTCTTCTAGATCCAAATAGCGCCAGTCGTGAAACAAATGCTTGCCGTAGCCAGCACGCGTTACGCCGGTTAGAAACTGTTTTGGAATAATTTGGTCGGTATCGACATTCGCCTGATCAAGCGGCGCAGCAATGCCCGTATGTTGTGTAAAACCTTGTTCAGACATAAATTACTCCTGATAATCTCTAACGTCAGCAAAGCGACCGGTAATCGCCGCAGCCGCTGCCATTGCAGGGCTTACTAAGTGAGTGCGTGCACCGCGGCCCTGTCGGCCTTCAAAGTTACGGTTACTGGTAGAAGCACATCTATCGCCTGCTACTAATTTGTCATCATTCATACCAAGGCACATAGAACAGCCCGGCAAACGCCATTCAAAACCCGCATCGATAAAAATTTTATCTAAGCCTTCGGCCTCTGCTTGCCGCTTAACGTTACCCGACCCTGGAACCACGATGGCAGTTACTGAATCGGCTACTTTGCCGCGCTTGGCAATTTGCGCGGCGGCGCGCATATCTTCAATACGTCCGTTGGTACACGAGCCGATAAATACGTGGTTAACAGCAACGTCGGCAAGTTTTTCGCCTGGTTTCAAACCCATGTATTCAAGCGCTTTTACTGCACTTTCTTTTTCAATCGGGTCGTTGAAATCTTCTGGCGCTGGAACGGGAGTATTCACGCCAATAACCTGACCCGGGTTGGTACCCCACGTAACCTGAGGCGCGATATCAGCCGCTTCAAGCTCAACGACAGTGTCAAAGGTAGCGCCTTCTTCGGTGTAAAGGGTTTTCCAGTAAGCGACTGCGTCTTCCCAGTCTTGGCCTTTAGGTGCGTATTCACGCCCCTCAAGATAAGCAAAGGTTTTTTCATCTGGTGCAACAAGTCCGGCCTTAGCACCCGCTTCGATGCTCATATTACATACGGTCATGCGCTCTTCCATGCTTAAACCGCGAATGGCTTCACCCGCATATTCAATGACATGGCCGGTAGCGCCGGCGTGGCCAATTTTACCAATAATGGCAAGAATGATGTCTTTTGCGGTTATACCCACTGGAAGCTTTCCATTTACGTTGATTAGCATGCTTTTCGCGCGGCTTTGCTTCAACGTTTGTGTAGCCAGTACGTGCTCTACCTGAGAAGTACCAATACCAAAAGCCAGTGCCCCAAATGCACCATGAGTTGCAGTGTGGGAGTCACCACACACTACGGTCATACCTGGCTGAATTAATCCTAATTCCGGGCCCATGACGTGCACAATACCTTGCTTTTGGTGACCTACTGGAAATAGCTGTATACCGTGTTCTTCACAGTTTTTTGCCAAGGTTTGTAGCTGAAGCGCATTTGCTGGACCACAGGCATCAATTGCCAGTGAACGGGTTGAAATACTGTGATCCATGGTGCCAACCGTGCGATCAGGGCGTCGTACTTTACGGCCTTTTTCATTAAGGCCAGCGAATGCCTGAGGTGACGTCACTTCGTGAATTAGGTGGCGGTCGATATAAATTAAGCTGTCTTCACCAATTTGGTCGATAATGTGGGCTTGCCACACTTTGTCATATAAGGTCTTGGCCATGAGGGGGGTTACTCCTGCGCCATTAATTGTTTAACGATTTCATCGCCTACTTGAGACGTGCTTGCTGCTTGGCTGCGTTTGTCAGAAGGGAGTAACTCGCCCGTAAGTACACCTGCTTCTAATGTTGCTACTACGGCTTTTTCAATAGCGTCTGCTGCATCACCTAAATTCATGCTAAAACGCAGCATCATGGCGGCTGATAGAATTTGTGCAATAGGGTTTGCAATACCTTGGCCAGCAATATCAGGCGCTGAACCGCCTGCTGGCTCGTAAAGACCAAAGCCATCTTCGTTCATACTTGCCGATGGTAACAAGCCCATAGAGCCTGTCATCATGGCGCATTCATCAGAAACGATATCGCCAAAAAGATTTGAACATAGCATGACATCGAACTGTGCCGGGTTTTTCATTATTTGCATGGTGGCGTTATCGATATAGATGTGGTCAAGCTCAACATCCGGGTAGTCTTTTGCTACTTCCTCGGCAATTTCACGCCATAAACGACTGGTTACCAACACATTGGCCTTGTCTACGGAAGTAACTTTACCACGACGTTTTTGCGCCGCTTCAAAGGCTGCAATGGCTATTCGGCGAATTTCACGTTTGCTATAGCGCATAGTGTCATACGCAAACTCTTCTTCGCCTTCACCTTCACGGCCTTTTGGCTGACCAAAATAAATGCCGCTTGTTAATTCGCGCACTACCAAAACGTCTACGCCAGATTTGGCAATGTCTTCTCGAAGCGGAGACAAGCTTTCAAGGCCCGGATAAATGCGCGCTGGGCGTAAGTTACTGAATAAGTCAAAATGGCTGCGAAGGGTAAGCAGCGCGGCGCGTTCTGGGCGTTGTTCAAGCGGTAGCGTGTCCCACTTAGGGCCGCCAATACTGCCAAATAAAATGGCATCTGCTTGCTCGCAACCTAACAGCGTTTTTGAGGGCAAAGCTTCGCCTTCAGTATCAATGGCGTAGCCACCTACCGGGTATGCAGTGCGGTTTAGGGTGACGTTAAACTTCTTTTCAACAGCATCTAAAACCTTGTTGGCTTCCTGCATAACTTCTGGGCCGATACCGTCTCCGGCTAATACGGCAATTGAATACTGGCTCATTTAAACTCCTGCAACGCGTTCTTGTTGGTTTTTCTGCTGATCGATTTTGTCAGCTAAATAAGTGTTGTTTAGTACAAATATCAGTGCTTTTACACCGGCCTCTACGATGTCTGTGGCAAGACCAATGCCGTGAAAACGGCGACCTTTGTAGGTGGCTATCACGCTCACTTGTGCCAAGGCGTCGGCCCCTTCACCTTTTGAATCTAATTTGAAGTCGACAACTTCTAAATCTTCGTGACCTAGTATAGACATAATGGCTTTATAAGCGGCGTCTACCGGACCGTTACCAATACTGGATTGGGTGATCTCTTCAGTGCCTACTTTCATTTTTACAGTAGCGCTTGGGATAATTTCACGCCCTGAATTCGCTTGAAGATAAAGCAGCTGGAAGTGCGCTTGATCGTGCTTTTGTTTGTCAAAGAACAACAAGGCTTCAAGGTCGTAGTCGTACACTTGGCCTTTCTTATCCGCTAACTTTAAGAAGGCGTCATAGACTGCTTCTAAGTCGTAATCTTCAGTCTTATAACCTAGCTCGGTTAAGCGATGTTTGATCACATGACGACCCGAGCGAGAGGTAAGATTAAGGTTGTTCTTATTTATACCTACACTTTCTGGGGTCATAATTTCATAAGTATTTTGCGCTTTTAAGACACCGTCTTGATGAATGCCCGATGAGTGACTAAATGCATTTGCCCCCACAATGGCTTTGTTGGCTTGAACCGGCATATTACAAAGCTGGCTGACCAACTTCGATGTACGTGAAATCTCAGTAGAGTTAATATTGGTGTCAAAACCTAGCATGTTCTTACGGGTTTGTAAGATCATGGCTATTTCTTCAAGTGATGCATTACCGGCACGTTCGCCGATACCGTTGATTGTACACTCGACCTGCCTTGCACCTTGTTCTACCGCAGCCAATGAGTTTGCTACCGCTAACCCCAAATCGTTATGGCAATGTACAGAGATGGTTGCTTTGTCTATGTTAGGGACGCGATTAAATAATTGCTGGATAATGCCGCCAAACTCAGTTGGTGTGGTGTAACCTACGGTATCTGGAATGTTGACGGTTGTCGCACCAGCGTCAATAGCGGCTTCAACCATACGGCATAAGTAGTCTATGTGGGTACGGCCAGCGTCTTCGCACGAAAACTCTACGTCATCGGTGTATTGTCTGGCGTGTTTTACTGCCTTTACCGCCATCTCTACAATTTCGTCCTGAGATTTTCGAAGTTTGGCGCCTACGTGAATTTCAGACGTCGCAATAAAAGTGTGAATTCGGAACTGTTCTGCAACACTCAATGCTTGTCCACATGCGTCGATATCACCTGGCAAGGCACGAGATAGCCCGCAAACAATGGAGTTTTTAACCTCCTTTGCAATCATTTGTACGGAACGGAAGTCTCCCGGAGAAGATACGGGAAAGCCTGCCTCAATGATATCAACACCTAAGCGTTCGAGCGCCAGTGCAATCTGTAACTTCTCTTTGGCACTTAGGCTGGCAGGCAGCGCCTGCTCGCCGTCTCGCAATGTGGTATCAAAGATCTTCACTTGATTTGTCATGACACTCTCTCAGTTGAATAGTTAAAAAAAAACCCGTGCTTGGCACGGGTTTCTGTATGTTTAATCGCTGGTCGCAATCTACCCGTGCAGTCTGGCTGCCATAAGGAGTAGAGATAGAAGAATGAAACGAGTACGCATGTGCTGTTGTTTCTTTGCTGACCAAGTTGATAGCGACAATGTAACCATGTGAGCGCAACAGGTCAACCATTGATTTCTATAATGACTATATTTTTTGTCTATAAATCGTTTTTTGTTCTAAATTAGGATCTCTGTCCTAATGCTGGTTGGTCTTACCTTTTGGGGCTCATTAAATTCACCTAAAAATGACATTGTAACGACTTGTAAAACCTGCTGGTAGGATATTTATACTAAAGGGGTGTTATTCTACTGTGGTGGCTCGGTGGTTTTTTATTTAATAATTGTGGGTTGTTATTCATTTTTGTTTGGAGGATTTGTAGTCTTTCCAATTGATTTGAGTAGACAACCGCATTTCTCTAATTGATAGCGCTCGTGGGAACGTCCGGTTTTTATGTGTCCAACAATGTCCACAACTTGCACTGACCATTATGGCTTTGCTGGGTTTAAGCAGGTGGCGTTGAAATGGTTTGTCATCTCCAGCTTCAATAAACTTACCCGCTTTGGTAAACCAACCGTATTTGTTCAGGTGCAACCGCTGTGTTTCCTCGTCGATAATATCAATAGAGTCTAACTCTATGGTAAAGCCCTCTATGGAACTTATCAGCACAGGTACCACAAGACCGTAATCAGCGTGTCTTTCGTACCACTGCGCACATTTTTCATTATCGTGTTTAACGCCAGGGCAAGTAGACGCTTGCT
The DNA window shown above is from Alteromonas sp. KC3 and carries:
- the leuD gene encoding 3-isopropylmalate dehydratase small subunit, translated to MSEQGFTQHTGIAAPLDQANVDTDQIIPKQFLTGVTRAGYGKHLFHDWRYLDLEEKEPNPAFALNKPEHTGASILLARENFGCGSSREHAPWALADFGFKTVIATSFADIFYGNCINNQLVPVALSSEQMDALFAVVKADPATKITVDLPAQSVNFNDTSFSFDIAEHHKNNLIKGLDAIGQTLELTSTIEAFERKQPAWL
- the leuB gene encoding 3-isopropylmalate dehydrogenase translates to MSQYSIAVLAGDGIGPEVMQEANKVLDAVEKKFNVTLNRTAYPVGGYAIDTEGEALPSKTLLGCEQADAILFGSIGGPKWDTLPLEQRPERAALLTLRSHFDLFSNLRPARIYPGLESLSPLREDIAKSGVDVLVVRELTSGIYFGQPKGREGEGEEEFAYDTMRYSKREIRRIAIAAFEAAQKRRGKVTSVDKANVLVTSRLWREIAEEVAKDYPDVELDHIYIDNATMQIMKNPAQFDVMLCSNLFGDIVSDECAMMTGSMGLLPSASMNEDGFGLYEPAGGSAPDIAGQGIANPIAQILSAAMMLRFSMNLGDAADAIEKAVVATLEAGVLTGELLPSDKRSQAASTSQVGDEIVKQLMAQE
- the leuC gene encoding 3-isopropylmalate dehydratase large subunit, whose amino-acid sequence is MAKTLYDKVWQAHIIDQIGEDSLIYIDRHLIHEVTSPQAFAGLNEKGRKVRRPDRTVGTMDHSISTRSLAIDACGPANALQLQTLAKNCEEHGIQLFPVGHQKQGIVHVMGPELGLIQPGMTVVCGDSHTATHGAFGALAFGIGTSQVEHVLATQTLKQSRAKSMLINVNGKLPVGITAKDIILAIIGKIGHAGATGHVIEYAGEAIRGLSMEERMTVCNMSIEAGAKAGLVAPDEKTFAYLEGREYAPKGQDWEDAVAYWKTLYTEEGATFDTVVELEAADIAPQVTWGTNPGQVIGVNTPVPAPEDFNDPIEKESAVKALEYMGLKPGEKLADVAVNHVFIGSCTNGRIEDMRAAAQIAKRGKVADSVTAIVVPGSGNVKRQAEAEGLDKIFIDAGFEWRLPGCSMCLGMNDDKLVAGDRCASTSNRNFEGRQGRGARTHLVSPAMAAAAAITGRFADVRDYQE
- a CDS encoding HD-GYP domain-containing protein; translated protein: MLEQVPIDELIPGMYVNQVLEQTGALKMRSKGIVKTQAIIDTLRAKGILLLEVDMAKSKLPEKKTPTPPPAPQDEVKEDRPRAVAKPVGRESISEASDLYENALTIQSSFLKGLKNGAVKDLSPMESLSESLIESVFDNKDALSCLTMIKETDKYLLEHSINCSILGGIFCEYLGYDRDTIEQVSLGILLMDIGMSSLPDEIRNNTGKFSSDDWEVMKTHVEIGVDLVEQCGEISDLSLNIVEQHHERIDGSGYPKGLAGEEISEFARIAAIVDAYDAMTSNRQHKDSITPSQALKRLTNSEHLDQDLVKQFIQCIGVHPVGSLVRLKSGKLGIVSRANPKAPVSPQIMTFYSVTSQHFNEVKRIDLAVHDDEIVSGVRPEEFNLNLPKFFKDVFVNQMPI
- the leuA gene encoding 2-isopropylmalate synthase encodes the protein MTNQVKIFDTTLRDGEQALPASLSAKEKLQIALALERLGVDIIEAGFPVSSPGDFRSVQMIAKEVKNSIVCGLSRALPGDIDACGQALSVAEQFRIHTFIATSEIHVGAKLRKSQDEIVEMAVKAVKHARQYTDDVEFSCEDAGRTHIDYLCRMVEAAIDAGATTVNIPDTVGYTTPTEFGGIIQQLFNRVPNIDKATISVHCHNDLGLAVANSLAAVEQGARQVECTINGIGERAGNASLEEIAMILQTRKNMLGFDTNINSTEISRTSKLVSQLCNMPVQANKAIVGANAFSHSSGIHQDGVLKAQNTYEIMTPESVGINKNNLNLTSRSGRHVIKHRLTELGYKTEDYDLEAVYDAFLKLADKKGQVYDYDLEALLFFDKQKHDQAHFQLLYLQANSGREIIPSATVKMKVGTEEITQSSIGNGPVDAAYKAIMSILGHEDLEVVDFKLDSKGEGADALAQVSVIATYKGRRFHGIGLATDIVEAGVKALIFVLNNTYLADKIDQQKNQQERVAGV